The sequence TAACACAGAAGCAGAATTTGATCTATGACGTTACCTACCTTACCAGATGACGCCTCAACAAGACCTAACCGTAAATCGGACACATTAAACTCGATCCCAAAGAAGTAGCGAGCAGTTTTTCCTTGCGGCGTCAGCACAACAAAGCCAGCGGCATGGGCATACTGATCAATCGTTTCATCGTAGTAATATTTGAACCCAATCGCATCGGCAACCCGCCGAATCTGCTCTTCACTACCGGTTAGGAAATGCCAGCCTTGCTCGGCCCCTGGCCGCGCATAGCGCTGCAAGGTTAATGTTTTGACATTCGCTGCCATCATCGGCGTTTCAAGTGGATCAATACTGATATTGACCACCTGAAAATCCTGCCCGGCAGTTAGAGTCACTTGTTGCAGAGCCGCCAACACACCTTCACGCACAAACGAACAGAGCATTGGGCACTCGTAATAGCTCATCACGAGCACTACCGGCTGGCCAGCGGTAAAGAATTGCCCCAGGCGAACTTCAACACCCCGCTCGTCAATAAAACGGGCATCGAGCGGAACCTGTTCACCCATCCGCTGCTCGAAGGCGACACCCTCAGCCGGATTCGGCTTACCGCCCTGGGCTAACGCGACCGCAGGCATCCACAACAGAACAGCAAACCAAGCAACGAACGTTATCCAATACCGGCGTTTCATCACACCATCTCACGATCTAGGAGGATGACATTCATCACTTCACCGCATCAAAACCGTGCTCAAGCAGCAATTCCATTGCACGCTCAATCGGAATATGAGCACGACCGGCTCGTTCGTTGACCCAGCCATAGCTTTCGAGACGTTCCGTGGCTTCCGCGATAATCCGATCACCTTCGACCCGTGGATTTTGTTCGAGGCGTGGCGCTGGCGGTAATTGCAATTGTGTCACCTCACTATCTGAAAGTGTGTTACTCGTATCGGTGACTGAACCAGCAGCTACTGCCAGGACTCCTGCCATCAGCACGAAGGCAAGAAGCAACACCCCGGCTACCATCACCACACCCCAGATAATCGGTTGCGACCGCGCATCGCTAACCTCGTGATTCAACGCCAGACTCTCGGCAGAAGGTCCTTCACTGTGAACGTGAGCATGACTCATAGTAACGTCTCCTCTAGCGATGGCACACGAAGCAGTTTGTTAAGCGGCCATCGGTGGGAATCTGGTACTCAATGACCAATTGCTGCCGTTCGGCCAACGAGAGCGAATTGACATCCCACTCCATATTGAAAACCTCTTCGCGTGGACGAATATGGTCTTCGGGAGCACGATGACAACCGAGACACCATCCCATATACAGTGGTTGGGCTTTGGCCGCTAACTGTTGCTGATCGATCCGACCGTGGCACGAACTACAACCAATTCCCTTAGCTACATGGATCGAATGGTTAAAATAGACAAAATCAGGTAGGTCGTAAATGCGATTCCAAACTACCGGCTCGCCAGTCTGATAGCTGGTACGAACCACCTCTAGCAATGGGCTATTTGTCCAGACCTGGGAATGGCAGGACATACAGGTTTCAGTTGCCGGAAAGCCTGCGTGAGCAGCTTTCTCGACTGTAGCGTGACAATACCGACAGTCGATCTTCAACTCGCTGACGTGATGCTTATGGCTAAATGGAACCGGCTGTGCTTTGGCCACCCCTACATCAGTATACCATGGCGAGAGGTAGAAACCGACCATCGCCGCAATCGTCCCTACTATCAGCATTACAAGGCCAAAGAGACTGGCCAGGAAGATCGCATTTGCATTACGCGGAAAGATTTGGGCAGACATACGTCGCGTCTCTCACTCTCTAGCCTAGCGACCGGCTTTAACTTGTTCCAGCTCAGCCTCACTTAACAAAGCGACATCGGTATTTTGACTCAGTTGCAGGGCACGAACATACGCCGCAATGGCCCAGCGATCTTCAGGCGGAATACGGGCTGCATAACTGTACATTCTGCCAATACCGTTGGTGATCACATCAAAGAAGTAGCCGATGGGAACTGTGCGCAAGCGATCTTGATGTAAACTTGGCACCGTCATTGGTCCGCGATAGGCAATCACACCTTGACCATCACCAACTAACCCATGACACGGAGCGCAGAAAGCGTTGTAGCGCGACTGTCCATGGGCAAGCAGGGCGGCATCAAGTTTGATCTCCGGCGGCAGTTGCTCGGCCAGTTCACCCTCAACCCGGCCAGTCATTAATGGCGAGTTGGGATTATAACTGTTTAACGGCACCGTATTAGCAGGCGGCGGTTGCATTGCGCGCCCATCTGGAAAGAAATTACTCACATCATTCGGCTTATATTTAGGCTGGTCATACATGTCAACGTGACAGGCAACCAGCACCAGGCAGAGCGGCAACCAGGCCAACCGCACCACCCGAGCCAGAATTGATTGACGAATAGAATACTTCATACGCCAATGCTCATTTCTAGCATCAGCCAGTTTTACTGGCCGATCTGCTCTTACCCTGCACTGTGCCCACCATCAAGCCCTTCACCGGGGTTGCGCACCCGTGCTAGGTAGCTTGTACGCGGCTTGAGATTCAACTCATCGAACACGGTGTAGTTGTGCGGCTGCTTCTTAATCTTAGCCACTCGGCTATCAGGATCATTGATATTGCCAAAGATAATCGCCTCGGTTGGACAAACTTGCTGGCACGCAGTGACTACCTCACCATCGCGAATGGGCCGATTACCTTCGACTTTTGCCTTGATCCGTGCTGCACTGATCCGCTGTACGCAGTAGCTGCACTTTTCCATCACACCACGATTACGCACCGTCACTTCCGGGTTGCGCATCAGCTTCAGACTCTCGCTGGTCAGGTCGCTGTACTGCAAGAAGTTAAACCGGCGCACCTTAAATGGACAGTTGTTCGAGCAATACTTCGTTCCAACACAGCGGTTGTAGACCATGTTGTTGATACCTTCGGCATCGTGAACAGTAGCCGCAACCGGACAGACCAACTCACAGGGCGCCTGTTCACAATGTGCGCAGGTCATTGGCATTAAGTATGCTTCGGGGTTGTCGAGATCCTCTCCGGCGTAGTAGCGATCAATGCGGATCCAGTGCATCTCACGCCCACGAGCAACCTCCTCTTTGCCAACAATGGGAATGTTATTTTCGGCCTGGCAAGCAATGACACAGGCATTACAGCCGATACACGCTGACAGGTCAATCACCATACCCCACTGATGGCCGGTGCTGTAGTCGTAACCAGGTAAGGACCCCGGCAGCAATGACTGATACTTCGGCTTCCGCTCAGGTGAACCGTACTTCTCGGCATAGACCTCTTTAGCGATATACTTAGGGTCTTCTTTGAAGCGCGCAAATTCACCGGCGCGCACCACATCACGCCCTTCGAGCGTCCAGTGATCCTGGGTGCTTACCAGCAGATAACGTTCGTTGGTTGCAGCTACACCGACTCCGGAAACCAGCCATGGTGCTGTACTTGGGCGCAAACGATAGGTATTAAAACCGGCGCCTTCTGCCACGCGACCACCCTGCTGCCGACCATAGCCGAGGGTCACCGTGATGGTATCTTCCGCATGACCGGGTACAATCCAGATTGGTAGTCGTAATGTGCCAACCGGTGTGGTGACATCGATCATGCGGCCATTCTCACCGGTCAGCCGTTCCAGCGCCTGCTCACGAGCCCGGCCAGGAGCAGACAGGCTATTCGGATCGAAAGGTAAATTGAGCAAGCGAATTGCGGTACGTGGACTGACCAGCGCCGCATTATCCCACGTCAGTTTCGTCATTGGACGTGGCAACTCTTGCAACCAACCGTTATTCGCGAAGCGACCATCCCAAATCGCCGGATCGGGGCGGAAGATCAACTCCAGACCGGCTGATGGCGCCGGTGCTTCAAGCCGCAAGCCATTGACGAGCGACACCTGAACCGGCGTGAAGCGCGAACCTTCGACAATACCTGAGCTAAGTGCGCGCTTGAAGAAGTCGTCGAATGCAGCATCTTCGAGACCGGTTTGCTGCTGCCAGTACGCACGCACAATATCGTAATCGGTTACGCCGATATTGCCGTTCAGGGCAGCCACGAGTTCATGTGCCGACCGCGAGCTGTATAGAGGGCGGATCAGCGGCTGCATAATCGTTGCTGTGCCATCATAGGCACGCGCATCTGACCACGATTCAAGAGGATGGGTTAGCGGGATAAACCATGTTGCCAGAGCTGCCGTCTCATCTTCATAAGGGTTGAGCACAACAGTCTGTTTTGCTTGCCGCATGGCCTCGGCAAAACCGAGATCGGCTGGAGCAGTAAAGACGGGATTACTATCGATAATGACCAGGAGCTCGACATTGCCAGCCCGCAAATCGTTCACCAGGGTCACCAGGTCCTGAGGATCAGATGGTTGCGCAACCGGCTCAGTATATTCGACCGTTGTCCCAACAGCGCCGAGCTGAAGATTGATTGCATGGGCAATAGCATGCACAACTGGCGGTTGCGCTTCACCGACAATAACGACCGCCCGTGAGCCGGCTCGCCGCAAATCCTCTGCGACAGCCGACACCCACTGCTGCTGCTTCTCGTTCAGACCGGTTGCCGGTGCAACCGCAGCGACCCCCAACTGATTTGCCACTGCCGCCGCTAATTGCCCGATCATACCAGCCGAGACCGCCAGTCGATGATCAGCAATTGCACCGGTTGGTGAGAACACCGGCTCGGCCACATACAAGCGGCTCATCGTGTCGGTCTCGGCGCGAACCCGTCGCCGCTGCATCAAATCACGGGCATAGCGTACCCGACCAGGCCCTTCACTGACAAAATCAGCATCGAGTGCCAGCACGACATCAGCCTGCGTAAAATCGTAGCGAGGTTCATACGGCGCCCCAAACGCCAGCTTTGTACCGGCATACGTATTGCTGCGTCCTACCGGATCATACTGAACCCAACGCGCTGCTGGAAACGTCGTCAGCAGTTCGTTCAACTGCGCCCGCAGCGTTGGTGACGTGATCGTTGGCGTCAGCACCCGCAACCCCTGACCCTGCAAAGCACGTTGCACCTGCAAGGTTTCGGTAATTGCCGTCAGAAATGTCTCCCACGTGCTCAGCAAACCGCTACGCCGTACTATTTCAGGGCGATCAGGATCGTAGAGGGCCAGTAATTCGGCCTGGGCGAACACATCGGTTGCGCCCAAACTGGCCGGATGAACCGGATTCCCTTCGATCTTGGTTGGACGCCCCTCGTGACTCTTCACCGTAACCCCAAGCGCAAACCCATCGAGGGTCACGGCTGTAGCGTAGTAGTTAGGAATACCCGGAATCTGATCACGCGGTGCACGGGCAAAGGGTGCAACCTGCTCTTGTGGTTGTTTAATCGCGAAGGTGCAGCCAGAAAGACCGGCAAGCGCCAGCGATGCTCCCATCAGCTTGAGGAACGAACGACGTGACACCGGATCGCCTAACTCACTCGCACCCTGGGGAAATTCACGGGCGAGCAGTTCGCGGAAGGCCGGCGTATCGACCAGTTGATCGAGTGAACGCCAGAATTGCTTGCCGTGCGCTTGCTGTAGCTGGGCGCGGACAGCCTCGATCTCAGGCGTGGCAGGGTGAAGATTCATCTCACTCATTGGTGTGGCCAGACTAGATACGTAGCGGTTCCAATCCCGCCCTCAAACTTGTGAATTCGGGCACATTCAATCACTTGTGATTATAGCAGAAAGCTAGCCCATCAATGCTGACAAGCTGATACTTGTCGTGTCTAGGTTTGGTAGCTACCAGGAATAGAGCAGCTTACAGTTTCCCAAACCAGACGTGATCCTAACAGGTGGATATTATTATTGCGAGCTGACTACCGAATTTACCGCCAGTTTCGGCGAGATCTTTGTGCCGACTTGTAC comes from Chloroflexus sp. Y-396-1 and encodes:
- a CDS encoding SCO family protein — protein: MKRRYWITFVAWFAVLLWMPAVALAQGGKPNPAEGVAFEQRMGEQVPLDARFIDERGVEVRLGQFFTAGQPVVLVMSYYECPMLCSFVREGVLAALQQVTLTAGQDFQVVNISIDPLETPMMAANVKTLTLQRYARPGAEQGWHFLTGSEEQIRRVADAIGFKYYYDETIDQYAHAAGFVVLTPQGKTARYFFGIEFNVSDLRLGLVEASSGKVGNVIDQILLLCYQYNPVTGKYTPAIMTILRIAGVLTVIGIITLIVTLSRSTPGGHQPPPRESVPA
- a CDS encoding cytochrome c3 family protein, with the protein product MSAQIFPRNANAIFLASLFGLVMLIVGTIAAMVGFYLSPWYTDVGVAKAQPVPFSHKHHVSELKIDCRYCHATVEKAAHAGFPATETCMSCHSQVWTNSPLLEVVRTSYQTGEPVVWNRIYDLPDFVYFNHSIHVAKGIGCSSCHGRIDQQQLAAKAQPLYMGWCLGCHRAPEDHIRPREEVFNMEWDVNSLSLAERQQLVIEYQIPTDGRLTNCFVCHR
- a CDS encoding cytochrome c, with the protein product MKYSIRQSILARVVRLAWLPLCLVLVACHVDMYDQPKYKPNDVSNFFPDGRAMQPPPANTVPLNSYNPNSPLMTGRVEGELAEQLPPEIKLDAALLAHGQSRYNAFCAPCHGLVGDGQGVIAYRGPMTVPSLHQDRLRTVPIGYFFDVITNGIGRMYSYAARIPPEDRWAIAAYVRALQLSQNTDVALLSEAELEQVKAGR
- a CDS encoding TAT-variant-translocated molybdopterin oxidoreductase → MSEMNLHPATPEIEAVRAQLQQAHGKQFWRSLDQLVDTPAFRELLAREFPQGASELGDPVSRRSFLKLMGASLALAGLSGCTFAIKQPQEQVAPFARAPRDQIPGIPNYYATAVTLDGFALGVTVKSHEGRPTKIEGNPVHPASLGATDVFAQAELLALYDPDRPEIVRRSGLLSTWETFLTAITETLQVQRALQGQGLRVLTPTITSPTLRAQLNELLTTFPAARWVQYDPVGRSNTYAGTKLAFGAPYEPRYDFTQADVVLALDADFVSEGPGRVRYARDLMQRRRVRAETDTMSRLYVAEPVFSPTGAIADHRLAVSAGMIGQLAAAVANQLGVAAVAPATGLNEKQQQWVSAVAEDLRRAGSRAVVIVGEAQPPVVHAIAHAINLQLGAVGTTVEYTEPVAQPSDPQDLVTLVNDLRAGNVELLVIIDSNPVFTAPADLGFAEAMRQAKQTVVLNPYEDETAALATWFIPLTHPLESWSDARAYDGTATIMQPLIRPLYSSRSAHELVAALNGNIGVTDYDIVRAYWQQQTGLEDAAFDDFFKRALSSGIVEGSRFTPVQVSLVNGLRLEAPAPSAGLELIFRPDPAIWDGRFANNGWLQELPRPMTKLTWDNAALVSPRTAIRLLNLPFDPNSLSAPGRAREQALERLTGENGRMIDVTTPVGTLRLPIWIVPGHAEDTITVTLGYGRQQGGRVAEGAGFNTYRLRPSTAPWLVSGVGVAATNERYLLVSTQDHWTLEGRDVVRAGEFARFKEDPKYIAKEVYAEKYGSPERKPKYQSLLPGSLPGYDYSTGHQWGMVIDLSACIGCNACVIACQAENNIPIVGKEEVARGREMHWIRIDRYYAGEDLDNPEAYLMPMTCAHCEQAPCELVCPVAATVHDAEGINNMVYNRCVGTKYCSNNCPFKVRRFNFLQYSDLTSESLKLMRNPEVTVRNRGVMEKCSYCVQRISAARIKAKVEGNRPIRDGEVVTACQQVCPTEAIIFGNINDPDSRVAKIKKQPHNYTVFDELNLKPRTSYLARVRNPGEGLDGGHSAG